Proteins encoded in a region of the Clostridium beijerinckii genome:
- a CDS encoding heme NO-binding domain-containing protein, with protein MKGTVVSTWMKTNRKLFGDSIVNEAMDYIGWGKTKIFSPIENVDDGEVKKIISYIAKSQNIEVGALWRKIGQDNIKAFSHDYPAFFKHDNVYSFLKSMFDVHVVMTKKFAGAKPPLVSIEPISSREAIFSYNSSRGMFDYFLGMLEGTCEHFNEKVDIKEISRTSSELKLKLTFERDVYYNKKYFFNRVFSLGIIKSFGAKTGVFSFIISAIVFLIMLGINDITKVLIGSLVSGLATFVGVSLMMSPIGKIKEEIERIIKNEYNIDGKITTNDFFEEIYDLLKEHKKVIQADFVGFKGVTDEMNTFVNTINKISDSMNHTSTEISGVVEQVANGAVTQAQNTDKAVQALNGNIEALRNIVENENENKSELEDAMLKINNSYENVENASKNILKSLQSFNEVKEKGTQLEGRAKDINNIVSIVSGIAEQTNLLALNASIEAARAGEQGKGFAVVAESIRKLAEQSKEAVLDINSNLAQFVKEIGFLVDHIDVQYDVLEKETNNLDVVRNISYEANQSVQSVATSMIETISKLNIEADSISDVYDSIESLAAIAEENSASSEEVSASVINYTNEIKKLIDNISDFKGITKTFKNDLEKYKI; from the coding sequence ATGAAAGGGACAGTCGTATCAACATGGATGAAGACAAATAGAAAGTTGTTTGGAGACTCAATTGTTAATGAAGCAATGGATTATATAGGTTGGGGAAAAACAAAAATATTTTCACCTATTGAAAATGTAGACGATGGGGAAGTTAAGAAAATAATATCATACATAGCTAAATCTCAAAATATAGAGGTAGGAGCTCTTTGGAGAAAAATTGGACAAGATAATATAAAAGCTTTTAGTCATGATTATCCGGCATTTTTCAAACATGACAATGTATATTCATTTTTAAAGTCCATGTTTGATGTACATGTAGTGATGACAAAAAAGTTTGCAGGAGCGAAGCCACCTTTGGTATCTATAGAGCCAATATCGAGTAGGGAAGCTATCTTTAGCTATAATTCTTCTAGAGGAATGTTTGACTATTTTTTAGGTATGCTTGAAGGGACTTGCGAACACTTTAACGAGAAAGTAGATATAAAAGAAATATCAAGAACAAGCAGTGAACTTAAATTAAAACTTACTTTTGAAAGAGATGTATATTACAATAAAAAATACTTTTTTAATAGAGTTTTTTCTTTGGGTATTATAAAAAGTTTTGGGGCAAAGACAGGAGTATTTTCATTTATAATATCAGCTATAGTTTTTTTGATAATGTTAGGAATAAATGATATTACAAAGGTTTTAATAGGGAGCCTAGTATCTGGTTTAGCTACATTTGTAGGTGTTTCTTTAATGATGTCACCTATAGGAAAAATAAAAGAAGAAATAGAACGAATAATTAAAAATGAATACAATATTGATGGAAAAATCACCACTAATGATTTCTTTGAAGAAATTTATGATTTACTTAAGGAACATAAAAAAGTAATTCAGGCAGATTTCGTTGGATTTAAAGGTGTTACAGATGAAATGAATACTTTTGTAAATACTATAAACAAGATTTCTGATTCGATGAATCATACTTCAACAGAAATAAGTGGCGTTGTTGAACAGGTTGCGAATGGAGCTGTTACACAAGCTCAAAATACAGATAAAGCTGTACAAGCACTTAATGGAAACATCGAAGCCTTAAGGAATATAGTTGAAAACGAGAATGAAAATAAATCAGAACTTGAAGATGCCATGCTTAAGATTAATAATAGCTATGAAAATGTTGAAAATGCAAGTAAAAATATTTTGAAATCTTTACAGAGTTTTAATGAAGTTAAAGAGAAGGGCACACAGCTTGAAGGAAGGGCTAAAGATATAAATAATATTGTATCTATAGTATCAGGAATAGCAGAACAAACTAATTTATTAGCGTTGAATGCATCCATAGAAGCTGCTAGGGCAGGAGAGCAAGGGAAGGGGTTTGCTGTTGTTGCAGAATCAATAAGAAAACTTGCTGAACAGTCCAAAGAGGCAGTACTTGATATTAACTCTAATTTAGCTCAATTTGTTAAAGAAATAGGTTTCTTAGTGGATCATATAGATGTTCAATATGATGTATTAGAAAAAGAAACCAATAACTTAGATGTCGTACGAAATATTAGCTATGAAGCTAATCAATCAGTACAGAGTGTAGCAACTTCTATGATTGAGACTATAAGCAAGTTAAATATTGAAGCTGATTCTATATCTGATGTATATGATAGTATAGAGTCGTTAGCAGCCATTGCGGAAGAAAATTCAGCATCATCGGAAGAAGTAAGTGCTAGTGTAATAAATTATACAAATGAGATAAAAAAACTTATAGATAATATATCTGATTTTAAGGGTATTACAAAAACCTTTAAAAATGATTTAGAGAAATATAAAATTTAA
- a CDS encoding carboxymuconolactone decarboxylase family protein, which produces MARINFSKEGNTPFQKLLGHNKDIMLKWSDLENLLFSTNTFTSELKEQVRRTLAFNNGCEYCMAKGKPFNNINDSKILAATKFANSFSKNSVVSDEDFIPLNNEFSEKEISELIALICFITASQKFGATLNLQPSCSINI; this is translated from the coding sequence ATGGCAAGAATCAATTTTTCAAAAGAAGGAAATACACCATTTCAAAAACTATTAGGACACAATAAAGATATTATGTTAAAGTGGTCTGATTTAGAGAATCTTCTTTTCTCTACCAATACATTCACTTCTGAATTAAAAGAACAGGTAAGACGTACTTTGGCATTTAATAATGGCTGTGAATATTGTATGGCTAAAGGTAAGCCATTCAATAATATAAACGATTCAAAGATTTTAGCAGCTACCAAATTTGCAAATTCATTTTCAAAAAATTCTGTAGTTAGTGATGAGGATTTCATCCCTTTAAATAATGAATTTTCTGAAAAAGAGATTTCAGAGCTTATTGCTCTAATATGCTTTATAACAGCTTCTCAAAAATTTGGAGCTACTCTTAATTTACAACCAAGTTGTTCAATTAATATTTAA
- a CDS encoding FAD-dependent oxidoreductase, translating into MKVIVIGCTHAGTAAIVNLKELYPDSDVVVYERNDNISFLSCGIALSIGGIVTETEKLFYNSPDNLSSLGVKTKMKHDVLDIDFDNKFVKVKNLENGEIFEDSYEKLVLTLGSWPIIPKFEGGNLQNILLCKNYNHAKEIEARRSDAKNVVVIGGGYIGVELAEAFKIQNKNVTLIDAEERIMSKYLDKEFTDIAEKEFRDHGINLVLGEKVKLFKGENDKVSHVVTDNNEYEADLVILCIGFAPSTALVKGKLETLQNGAIMIDEYMQTSRKDVFAAGDCCVVKFNPADDTRYIPLATNAVRMGTLIAHNIVEPKLKYMGTQGTSGIKIYEKCIASTGLTEEVAKNTTSFNVGAVSVTDNYRPEFMPTYEEALLKLVYDKDSRRILGGQIISNLDLTQFMNTLSVVIQNKMTIEELAMTDFFFQPHFNKPWSLLNIAALQALKNI; encoded by the coding sequence ATGAAGGTTATTGTAATTGGATGCACACATGCAGGAACAGCTGCTATTGTTAATTTAAAGGAATTATACCCAGATAGTGATGTCGTAGTTTATGAAAGAAACGATAATATATCATTTCTATCTTGTGGAATTGCGTTAAGTATAGGCGGAATAGTTACTGAAACAGAAAAGTTATTTTATAATTCGCCAGATAATTTGAGCTCTTTAGGAGTTAAAACAAAGATGAAACATGACGTTTTAGATATTGACTTTGATAATAAATTTGTTAAAGTTAAGAATTTAGAAAATGGTGAAATATTTGAAGACAGTTATGAAAAGCTAGTTTTAACATTAGGGTCTTGGCCAATAATACCTAAGTTTGAAGGCGGAAATTTACAAAATATTTTATTATGTAAGAACTATAATCATGCGAAAGAAATTGAAGCTAGACGCAGTGATGCAAAGAATGTAGTTGTAATTGGTGGCGGATACATTGGTGTGGAACTTGCAGAAGCTTTCAAAATTCAGAATAAAAATGTTACATTAATTGATGCTGAAGAGAGAATAATGTCTAAGTACTTGGACAAAGAATTTACTGATATTGCAGAAAAGGAATTTAGAGATCATGGAATAAACCTAGTTTTAGGGGAAAAAGTTAAATTATTCAAGGGAGAGAATGATAAAGTTTCACATGTAGTGACTGATAATAATGAATATGAGGCAGATTTAGTTATATTATGCATTGGATTTGCACCAAGCACAGCTCTTGTAAAAGGTAAATTGGAGACGCTTCAAAATGGTGCAATTATGATTGATGAATATATGCAAACAAGTAGAAAAGATGTATTCGCAGCAGGAGATTGCTGTGTTGTTAAATTCAATCCGGCTGATGATACACGATATATACCTTTAGCAACAAATGCAGTTAGAATGGGAACTTTAATCGCTCATAATATAGTTGAACCTAAATTAAAGTATATGGGAACACAAGGTACATCAGGAATTAAGATATATGAAAAATGTATTGCATCTACAGGATTAACTGAAGAAGTTGCAAAAAATACAACATCATTTAATGTAGGAGCAGTTTCTGTTACAGATAATTATAGACCAGAGTTTATGCCTACTTACGAAGAAGCATTATTAAAATTAGTTTATGATAAAGACAGTAGAAGAATACTTGGAGGTCAAATAATTTCGAATTTAGATTTAACACAATTTATGAACACATTATCAGTAGTAATTCAAAATAAAATGACTATAGAAGAACTTGCAATGACAGATTTCTTCTTCCAACCACATTTTAATAAACCTTGGAGTTTACTAAATATAGCTGCTTTGCAGGCATTAAAAAATATATAA
- a CDS encoding Lrp/AsnC family transcriptional regulator: MKFDEIDIAILSELQKNSRLSIRELSKRINLSPPSVTERVNKLEDSGIIEGYTIRINKKKLGLSIDCIMKITMKNGEYNKFKNFIKNHRRSEWGYRIAGDGCFLVKLSVKNLEEIEEFINDISEYSLTTTIIAFSEVEIDNNINKFMEHI; encoded by the coding sequence ATGAAATTTGATGAAATAGATATAGCAATATTATCAGAGTTGCAAAAAAATAGTAGGTTATCAATAAGAGAATTATCTAAGCGCATAAATTTATCACCTCCGTCCGTTACAGAGAGAGTGAACAAGCTTGAAGATAGTGGTATTATAGAAGGTTATACAATCAGAATAAATAAGAAAAAGCTAGGATTATCAATTGATTGTATAATGAAGATTACAATGAAAAACGGAGAATATAACAAATTTAAAAATTTTATTAAAAATCATAGAAGGAGTGAATGGGGCTATAGGATAGCAGGGGATGGGTGTTTCTTAGTAAAATTATCTGTAAAGAATTTAGAAGAGATAGAAGAGTTTATAAATGATATATCAGAATATTCGCTAACAACAACAATTATTGCATTTTCAGAAGTAGAAATAGATAATAACATAAATAAGTTTATGGAACATATCTAA
- a CDS encoding ATP-binding protein, whose protein sequence is MGNERENVYKFDRALTKEELFKLKEAAEAANRAKSEFLANMSHEIRTPLNGIIGMTDLTLSTNLTEEQKENLSIVKSCAHSLLSLINNILDLSKIEAEKVLIENVNFNIQVLIKNVIYTNLPKANEKYIQLHYTIDENIPQVLVGDVYRLEQVLNNLVSNAVKFTESGFVIIKVRKINKSKNEYEIQFVVEDVGIGISRNEMQHLFKSFSQVDGSITRKYGGTGLGLSISKKLVELMGGNIEVESEKGVGSKFYFAIKLEKAMEDIGELDHQKINDENSKSEKILVVEDDKINQIVIKKVLKELGYINIKVASNGVEALKFIENYRFDLILMDVQLPELDGSETVRIIRKNEIKTGGHIPIVAMTAYALKGDRERFLSQGMDDYISKPIDINKLKEILERTLKNIDLEAKSTIQLFLRNTTYSNSFIIVDKEIKETLLKWLYSMERYFIEEKTLEDYIKIENIAHEIKEYCEENSLNNIKILAFKIELAARKKDELGIKNNYEKIINSL, encoded by the coding sequence GTGGGGAATGAAAGAGAAAATGTGTATAAGTTTGACCGAGCACTGACAAAAGAGGAACTTTTCAAACTTAAAGAAGCAGCAGAGGCAGCCAATAGAGCTAAAAGTGAGTTTCTAGCAAATATGAGTCACGAAATAAGAACTCCATTGAATGGAATAATAGGTATGACAGATTTGACGCTTTCAACTAATCTTACAGAAGAGCAGAAAGAAAATCTGAGTATTGTAAAAAGTTGTGCTCACTCGTTATTATCACTAATAAATAATATTTTAGATTTGTCAAAAATTGAAGCAGAGAAAGTCTTGATTGAGAATGTGAATTTTAATATACAAGTTCTTATTAAAAATGTAATATATACTAACTTGCCAAAGGCTAATGAAAAGTATATACAACTTCACTATACGATTGATGAGAATATTCCGCAAGTTTTAGTTGGAGATGTATATAGGCTTGAGCAAGTATTAAACAATTTAGTTTCTAATGCTGTAAAATTCACAGAATCTGGATTTGTAATTATAAAAGTAAGAAAGATAAACAAAAGTAAAAATGAATATGAAATTCAGTTTGTGGTCGAAGATGTAGGGATTGGAATTAGCAGAAATGAGATGCAACACCTTTTTAAGAGTTTTAGTCAGGTTGATGGATCTATAACAAGAAAATATGGAGGAACGGGACTTGGACTTTCTATCTCCAAAAAACTTGTAGAATTAATGGGTGGGAATATAGAAGTAGAGAGTGAAAAAGGAGTTGGAAGTAAATTTTACTTTGCCATTAAATTAGAAAAGGCGATGGAGGATATTGGAGAATTAGATCATCAAAAAATAAATGATGAAAATTCTAAGAGTGAAAAAATTCTCGTAGTAGAAGATGATAAGATCAATCAGATAGTGATTAAAAAAGTTTTGAAAGAGCTGGGATATATTAATATAAAGGTTGCATCAAATGGAGTTGAAGCTTTGAAATTTATTGAAAATTACAGATTTGATTTAATTCTAATGGATGTACAATTGCCTGAATTAGATGGAAGTGAAACTGTTAGGATAATTAGAAAAAATGAAATAAAAACAGGAGGGCATATTCCTATTGTAGCGATGACAGCCTATGCTTTGAAGGGAGATCGAGAAAGATTTTTATCACAAGGCATGGATGACTATATTTCAAAACCAATAGATATAAATAAACTTAAAGAAATTTTAGAAAGGACTCTAAAGAACATCGACTTAGAGGCAAAAAGCACCATTCAACTATTCTTAAGAAATACTACATATAGTAATAGTTTTATTATAGTTGATAAAGAGATTAAGGAGACGTTATTAAAATGGTTATATAGCATGGAGAGATATTTTATTGAAGAAAAAACGCTAGAAGATTACATTAAGATTGAAAATATAGCTCATGAAATAAAAGAATATTGTGAAGAAAACAGTTTGAATAATATTAAGATTTTAGCATTTAAAATTGAACTTGCGGCAAGAAAGAAAGATGAGTTGGGAATTAAAAATAACTACGAGAAAATTATAAATAGTTTATAA
- a CDS encoding TraX family protein, producing MYIANNNIIQKGFSGFSLKIIALILMTMDHMHEFLASNGIPIWFNWLGRLSAPLFFFTMAEGFFYTRNRKTYVKRLYLFSIVMSLGKFISWKVSVNNPSYFPVSNNIFETFFLIALNILLIEYLRDENKDLYRKIYIIFLAIMFEVVLPISTYSIFSKNIAGIIISFLPCPLFCEGSVSFVALGIIFFYLRNDRKKMMIIYAIFSVSFFPFASFSFKNIFYGYNQWIMIFAIPLMMLYNGKKGRGLKYLFYFYYPTHIFILFFWGGITHIG from the coding sequence ATGTATATAGCAAATAATAATATTATTCAAAAGGGGTTTAGTGGATTTTCTTTGAAGATAATCGCATTAATATTAATGACAATGGATCATATGCATGAATTCTTAGCATCAAATGGAATTCCAATTTGGTTTAATTGGCTTGGGAGATTATCAGCTCCACTTTTTTTCTTTACAATGGCAGAAGGCTTTTTTTATACGAGGAATAGAAAAACTTATGTTAAAAGATTATATTTATTTTCAATAGTAATGTCTTTAGGAAAATTTATTTCATGGAAGGTATCAGTGAATAATCCATCATATTTTCCAGTGAGCAATAATATATTCGAGACATTCTTTTTAATAGCATTAAATATATTACTAATTGAATATTTAAGAGATGAAAACAAAGATTTGTACAGGAAAATTTATATTATTTTTTTAGCGATAATGTTTGAAGTAGTATTACCAATAAGCACTTATTCAATATTTTCAAAAAACATAGCTGGAATTATTATATCCTTTTTACCCTGTCCATTGTTTTGTGAAGGAAGTGTTTCATTTGTTGCTCTCGGAATAATATTTTTTTATTTAAGAAATGACAGAAAAAAAATGATGATTATTTATGCAATTTTTTCAGTATCGTTTTTTCCATTTGCGAGTTTTTCATTTAAGAATATATTTTATGGTTACAATCAATGGATTATGATTTTCGCTATACCGCTAATGATGCTTTATAATGGAAAAAAGGGACGTGGATTAAAATATTTGTTTTATTTTTATTATCCTACCCATATATTCATATTATTTTTCTGGGGAGGAATTACACATATAGGCTGA
- a CDS encoding response regulator transcription factor, with the protein MKILIVEDDLSSRKLLFKFMSKYGECDITLDGMEGLDAYLIALDEGEPYDLVCLDIMMPKVDGVKVLKTIREIEKQKNIENNKKVKIIMTTALNDADLVKSIFNNGCEVYATKPIDIKKMDLVMEKLNFKKIE; encoded by the coding sequence GTGAAAATTTTAATAGTAGAAGATGATCTTTCAAGTAGAAAGCTTTTGTTTAAATTTATGTCTAAGTATGGTGAGTGTGATATCACACTTGATGGAATGGAAGGATTAGATGCCTATTTAATTGCATTAGATGAAGGCGAACCTTATGATTTGGTGTGCTTAGATATAATGATGCCAAAGGTAGATGGAGTGAAGGTTCTAAAGACTATTCGAGAAATAGAAAAGCAAAAAAATATTGAGAATAATAAAAAAGTTAAAATAATAATGACAACAGCTCTAAATGATGCGGACTTAGTCAAAAGTATTTTTAACAATGGTTGTGAAGTATATGCGACAAAGCCTATTGATATAAAAAAAATGGATCTTGTAATGGAAAAATTGAACTTTAAAAAGATAGAATAA
- a CDS encoding PLP-dependent aminotransferase family protein — MIFSNLNINKDEPIYIQIERHIKQGIKNGELKKDSKLPSTREVSKFLNISRNSVISAYEELESIGVITTKRGVGTFISIESENESYEYNVDFSKMINNYGTTLKKFDIIKSELPYKKGMISFKSISPESHLFNLDDFKRSLLDAWTYEEANLLNYGYAKGYKPLIDYFLDYMRDKRVDTNNKDILVTNGFTEAFDIVISSLTNNGDIILCEEPTHNTALKIMKAYGLKIIQVKMDKEGLDLVSLENALNKYNPKFGYLIPSYNNPTGIVTKTERRKEIYKLFRKYSVPIIEDGFNEELLYSSSPIDPIASLCGTGNGVIYIGSLSKILFPGLRIGWIFADDYLIETLESVKRGRNIHSSFLDQSAFFYYLKSGAFSRYVKNVRKYYRDKYNLVLDMVEKYIPYEYITGEGGLHVFIKLKNNINARTLLKLCYKDNVLFMPGDIFYENSNDNVEFHTKTDDNKPITDRKKSLKGYDTFRIGFGRVSDEDIKKGIEIIGKNIRLLDN; from the coding sequence TTGATATTTTCTAATCTTAATATAAATAAAGATGAGCCTATTTATATTCAAATTGAAAGACATATAAAACAAGGCATTAAAAACGGTGAATTAAAAAAAGATAGTAAGCTTCCATCTACAAGAGAAGTAAGTAAATTTTTAAATATAAGTAGAAATTCTGTAATTTCAGCCTATGAAGAATTAGAAAGCATAGGAGTAATAACAACAAAAAGAGGGGTAGGTACTTTTATCTCCATAGAAAGTGAAAATGAAAGCTATGAATATAATGTAGATTTTTCTAAAATGATTAATAATTATGGAACTACCTTAAAGAAGTTTGATATCATAAAAAGTGAATTACCGTATAAGAAGGGAATGATATCATTCAAATCCATTTCTCCTGAAAGTCATCTCTTTAATCTTGATGATTTTAAAAGATCTCTGTTAGATGCTTGGACTTACGAAGAAGCCAATCTATTAAATTACGGTTATGCTAAAGGATATAAGCCGCTAATAGATTATTTTTTAGATTATATGAGAGATAAAAGAGTTGATACTAATAACAAAGATATTTTAGTAACTAATGGATTTACTGAAGCTTTTGATATAGTAATTAGTTCGCTAACAAATAATGGTGATATTATTTTATGTGAAGAACCAACACATAATACAGCTTTAAAAATTATGAAAGCCTATGGACTAAAGATAATTCAAGTAAAAATGGATAAAGAAGGCCTAGATTTAGTATCTCTTGAAAATGCTTTAAATAAATATAATCCAAAGTTCGGATATTTAATCCCGTCTTACAATAATCCAACTGGAATCGTAACTAAAACTGAAAGAAGAAAGGAAATATATAAACTTTTTAGAAAATATTCCGTTCCTATAATAGAAGATGGCTTTAATGAAGAATTACTCTACTCAAGCTCCCCCATTGATCCAATAGCCTCACTATGTGGAACTGGTAATGGAGTCATATATATAGGAAGTCTTTCTAAAATACTGTTTCCAGGTCTTAGAATAGGATGGATATTCGCAGATGATTATCTTATAGAAACTTTAGAAAGTGTAAAACGTGGAAGAAATATTCATTCTTCTTTTTTAGATCAAAGCGCATTTTTCTATTACCTAAAAAGTGGTGCCTTTAGCAGATATGTTAAAAATGTAAGAAAATATTATAGAGATAAATACAATCTTGTACTAGATATGGTTGAAAAATATATTCCATATGAATATATAACTGGTGAAGGTGGCCTTCACGTATTCATAAAGCTAAAGAACAACATAAATGCAAGAACTCTTCTGAAACTCTGCTATAAAGATAATGTATTATTTATGCCTGGTGATATTTTTTATGAAAATTCCAATGACAATGTAGAATTTCACACTAAAACAGATGATAACAAGCCTATTACAGATAGAAAGAAAAGCTTAAAAGGTTATGATACTTTTAGAATTGGATTTGGTCGAGTAAGTGATGAAGATATAAAAAAAGGTATTGAAATAATAGGAAAAAATATAAGACTTTTAGATAATTAG